The proteins below come from a single Dermatophilaceae bacterium Soc4.6 genomic window:
- the rpsF gene encoding 30S ribosomal protein S6 → MRQYELMVILDPELDERTVAPSLDKFLAVVTKDGGTVDNIDIWGRRRLAYEIKKKAEGIYAVVSMSAEPATAQELDRQLGLNESVLRTKLLRPGA, encoded by the coding sequence ATGCGTCAGTACGAACTCATGGTCATCCTCGACCCCGAGCTGGACGAGCGCACCGTCGCCCCGTCCCTGGACAAGTTCCTCGCCGTCGTGACGAAGGACGGGGGCACCGTCGACAACATCGACATCTGGGGCCGCCGTCGTCTCGCCTACGAGATCAAGAAGAAGGCCGAGGGCATCTACGCCGTCGTCTCCATGTCGGCCGAGCCCGCCACGGCCCAGGAGCTGGACCGCCAGCTCGGGCTCAACGAGTCGGTTCTTCGCACCAAGCTCCTGCGCCCCGGCGCCTGA
- a CDS encoding transglycosylase domain-containing protein — translation MSSPKSAKKPETPASRRPAAAPMSRRRRVWRWLRWPLFASLSLFAVACVAVAVAYSRVDIPQPNQLANAQASILYYDDGKTELARISAADGNRESVALKDVPVTVQHAVLAAEDRSFYSNPGISITGIGRAVWDAVRGREAQSGGSTITQQYVKNYFLTQDKTLTRKGREIIIAVKIDRTTSKDQILEDYLNTIYFGRGAYGIKTAAKAYFGKDPSKLTVAEGAVLASVLNAPSLYDPALGTKQQQRLSDRVTYVLDGMVSQGWLSAADRAKITGVPKTVAPPTRKALSGTNGYLVATARDELTSVLDLSVDDIDRGGLRVTTTINKAAQAAAVAAVAGEIPASATEKGVSAGLAAVRPGDGSIVAMYGGSDYSKRPLNSATQANLLGGSTFKPFGLIAALEQGISTKTRFSGSTPYAVPGTTETVPNEFNESFPRVTLRYGLAKSINTVYMRLNEQIGPQKTLDAAVAAGIPLKTVGLVPVPSDVLGVAAPHVLDVANAYATIAAAGKRATPHIVARATSPILEVDYTAPKPTVQAFSAEVAADTLDAMQAVTEPGGTGERASSLGRPVAGKTGTTDSRKSAWWTGVVPQLSVSVGMYRDVGGKQDSLSGIPGLNSGLALNGNSVPLSIWLDFMRVATQNLPVQGFPARAGIGDDKIAVAPTQTFTPPPVTSSTPPPTTSTPPPTTTTSSPPPAPPSSTTTTQTRTRTSPPTPKPTPKPTPSTATTSTGPGAADLPAAPGG, via the coding sequence GTGAGCAGCCCGAAATCCGCCAAGAAGCCCGAGACCCCGGCCTCCCGCCGCCCCGCGGCCGCCCCGATGTCACGCCGTCGGCGGGTCTGGCGCTGGCTGCGCTGGCCGCTCTTCGCCTCTCTCAGCCTGTTCGCCGTGGCCTGCGTCGCCGTCGCGGTCGCCTACTCCCGTGTCGACATCCCGCAGCCCAACCAGCTGGCCAACGCGCAGGCGTCGATCCTCTACTACGACGACGGCAAGACCGAGCTGGCGCGGATCAGCGCCGCCGACGGCAACCGCGAGAGCGTGGCGCTGAAGGACGTGCCGGTGACGGTGCAGCACGCGGTGCTGGCGGCCGAGGACCGGTCCTTCTACTCCAACCCCGGTATCTCGATCACCGGCATCGGCCGCGCGGTGTGGGACGCCGTCCGGGGCCGCGAGGCGCAGAGCGGGGGCTCGACCATCACCCAGCAGTACGTCAAGAACTACTTCCTCACCCAGGACAAGACCCTGACCCGCAAGGGCAGGGAGATCATCATCGCGGTCAAGATCGACCGCACGACCTCGAAGGACCAGATCCTCGAGGACTACCTCAACACCATCTACTTCGGGCGCGGTGCCTACGGCATCAAGACCGCGGCGAAGGCCTACTTCGGCAAGGACCCGAGCAAGCTGACCGTGGCCGAGGGTGCCGTCCTCGCCTCGGTGCTCAACGCCCCGTCGCTCTACGACCCGGCCCTCGGCACGAAGCAGCAGCAACGGCTCTCCGACCGCGTCACCTACGTGCTCGACGGGATGGTGTCGCAGGGCTGGCTCTCGGCCGCCGACCGCGCCAAGATCACCGGTGTCCCCAAGACCGTCGCGCCGCCCACGCGCAAGGCGCTCTCGGGCACCAACGGCTACCTCGTGGCCACGGCCCGCGACGAGCTCACGTCAGTGCTCGACCTCAGCGTCGACGACATCGACCGCGGTGGGCTGCGGGTGACGACGACGATCAACAAGGCCGCGCAGGCTGCGGCGGTCGCGGCGGTCGCCGGTGAGATCCCCGCCTCGGCGACCGAGAAGGGCGTGAGTGCCGGTCTGGCTGCCGTCCGCCCCGGCGACGGCTCGATCGTGGCGATGTACGGCGGCTCCGACTACAGCAAGCGCCCGCTCAACTCCGCGACGCAGGCGAACCTGCTGGGCGGGTCGACGTTCAAGCCGTTCGGCCTGATCGCCGCTCTCGAGCAGGGCATCAGCACCAAGACCCGCTTCTCGGGCTCCACCCCGTACGCGGTGCCCGGCACCACCGAGACGGTGCCCAACGAGTTCAACGAGTCGTTCCCCCGGGTCACCCTGCGCTACGGCCTGGCCAAGTCGATCAACACGGTCTACATGCGGCTCAACGAGCAGATCGGGCCACAGAAGACGCTGGACGCCGCCGTCGCCGCCGGCATTCCCCTGAAGACCGTCGGTCTGGTCCCGGTCCCGTCCGACGTGCTCGGGGTCGCGGCACCGCACGTCCTCGACGTCGCCAACGCCTACGCGACGATCGCGGCGGCCGGCAAGCGCGCCACCCCCCACATCGTGGCCCGGGCCACGTCGCCCATCCTCGAGGTCGACTACACCGCCCCCAAGCCGACGGTCCAGGCCTTCTCGGCCGAGGTCGCGGCCGACACCCTCGACGCCATGCAGGCCGTCACCGAGCCCGGGGGCACCGGTGAGCGCGCCTCGTCCCTCGGACGCCCGGTGGCGGGGAAGACCGGCACCACCGACAGCCGCAAGTCGGCCTGGTGGACCGGCGTGGTGCCGCAGCTCTCGGTCTCGGTCGGCATGTACCGGGACGTCGGCGGCAAGCAGGACTCCCTCTCCGGCATCCCGGGACTCAACAGCGGCCTCGCGCTCAACGGCAACTCGGTTCCCCTGTCGATCTGGCTCGACTTCATGCGGGTCGCCACCCAGAACCTCCCGGTGCAGGGCTTCCCGGCCCGCGCCGGCATCGGAGACGACAAGATCGCGGTGGCGCCGACCCAGACCTTCACCCCGCCACCGGTCACGAGCTCGACGCCGCCGCCGACGACCTCCACCCCGCCGCCGACGACCACGACGTCGAGCCCGCCCCCGGCTCCGCCGTCGTCCACGACGACGACGCAGACCCGGACCCGCACCAGCCCGCCCACGCCCAAGCCCACGCCCAAGCCCACGCCGTCGACCGCGACGACGAGCACGGGACCGGGTGCCGCCGACCTTCCGGCCGCACCCGGTGGGTAG